The following are from one region of the Bradyrhizobium septentrionale genome:
- a CDS encoding carbohydrate porin: MLHRVVSVARACGVGIALSSLLSGGAHAAYLLTKAPPLPYVDPADDFWTRPYLFGDLGRTKLKEQGISLALTFGDEAVTNISGGNKNTGANAGQLFFQAKFDMAKLAGIQGGLVGLTLVDRFGRNLNDEAGIPALQLTNEVFGRGNILRLTELYYSQKLFDDRLELKGGRLPVGSDFFFGLCEFINLTFCGGQPGNILGGYIYNWPVSQWAGVVHYNFAKEFQLSVGVYDANPNYLTTSDSATYFLPGVPGSSPASGVLVPVELVWAPSGPLNGTWRFGGWYDSASTIDGGLPGIIAIVPGTGGVPDQNLGDQRGRYGVYESILQRLTVEGPKAQGWYTFLNTTVADHRTSYQDYQIAWGFRHTGTFASRPEDEVGFAVGTTHVNSAALTPNAGGNEVPIEAWYGWQATGWMNLKFDAQYVIHPGGRGYNVAGVKTDNAWVLGLRTLVHF, encoded by the coding sequence ATGTTGCATCGGGTTGTGAGCGTCGCACGCGCGTGCGGCGTCGGGATCGCTTTGTCATCGCTGTTGAGTGGCGGCGCACACGCGGCCTATCTCCTGACCAAGGCTCCGCCGCTGCCTTACGTTGATCCCGCCGATGACTTCTGGACCAGGCCGTATCTGTTCGGCGATCTCGGCAGGACGAAGCTGAAGGAGCAGGGCATCTCGCTGGCCCTGACGTTCGGCGACGAAGCCGTGACCAACATATCGGGCGGCAACAAGAACACCGGGGCCAACGCCGGACAGCTGTTCTTTCAGGCCAAGTTCGACATGGCGAAGCTTGCCGGCATCCAGGGCGGCCTGGTCGGCCTCACGCTGGTCGACCGCTTCGGCCGCAATCTGAATGACGAGGCCGGCATTCCGGCATTGCAGCTGACCAACGAAGTGTTTGGCCGCGGCAACATCCTGCGCCTGACCGAACTTTACTACTCGCAGAAACTCTTCGATGATCGCCTCGAGCTCAAGGGCGGCCGTCTTCCGGTCGGCTCCGATTTCTTCTTCGGCCTGTGCGAGTTCATCAACCTGACCTTCTGCGGCGGCCAGCCCGGCAACATCCTGGGCGGCTACATCTATAACTGGCCGGTGAGCCAATGGGCCGGCGTGGTCCACTACAACTTCGCCAAGGAATTCCAGCTCTCGGTCGGCGTTTACGACGCCAACCCGAACTATCTGACGACGTCGGACTCCGCGACCTACTTCCTGCCCGGCGTCCCCGGCTCGAGCCCGGCCTCCGGCGTGCTGGTGCCGGTCGAGCTGGTCTGGGCGCCGAGCGGTCCGTTGAACGGGACCTGGCGGTTCGGCGGCTGGTATGACAGCGCATCGACGATCGATGGCGGCCTCCCGGGCATCATCGCGATCGTCCCGGGCACCGGCGGTGTCCCGGACCAGAATCTCGGCGATCAGCGTGGCCGGTACGGCGTCTATGAATCGATCCTGCAGCGGCTGACCGTTGAGGGTCCGAAGGCGCAGGGCTGGTACACGTTCCTCAATACGACCGTCGCCGATCACCGGACGTCGTATCAGGACTACCAGATCGCCTGGGGCTTCAGGCACACCGGAACGTTCGCCTCGCGTCCCGAGGACGAAGTCGGCTTCGCGGTGGGCACGACCCATGTCAACTCGGCGGCGCTCACCCCGAATGCTGGCGGCAACGAAGTGCCGATCGAAGCCTGGTACGGCTGGCAGGCGACCGGCTGGATGAACCTCAAATTCGACGCCCAGTACGTGATCCATCCTGGCGGGCGCGGATATAACGTCGCCGGCGTGAAGACCGACAATGCCTGGGTTCTCGGTCTGCGCACCCTGGTCCACTTCTGA
- a CDS encoding ABC transporter permease, with product MMKKELGLLILLMVISAITGAINPAFLSWVNLLNMANLIGLFGVFALGEGLVIITGGIDLSLGSMFALLGVVFVDLLTTYQLDWPLALLLVLLGGLGLGGIQGFLITRLKMQPFIVTLCGLLIYRGVARYYTSDSTRGFGYGDEAKTLSDIASGNVAGIPNTFILLIILALILGVLLHRSVYGRWLYAVGKNEEAARFSGISTNIVIATAYIISGGLAGISTVLFVFYTNSVSPSSFGNFYELYAIAAAVLGGCSLRGGEGSILGIVLGTALLQVLQNLVNILGIPNSLNFAVMGTVILLGVLADQQLQARRRRKVALAGLSRTAPRSTAAQGNQLGKPSASPRDPAALAARTGDQA from the coding sequence GGCGCGATCAATCCGGCCTTCCTGTCATGGGTGAACCTCTTGAACATGGCCAATCTGATCGGCCTGTTCGGCGTGTTCGCGCTGGGCGAGGGGCTCGTGATCATCACCGGCGGTATCGATCTTTCGCTCGGCTCGATGTTCGCGCTGCTTGGCGTCGTATTCGTCGATCTGCTGACGACCTATCAGCTCGATTGGCCGCTGGCGCTGCTCCTGGTGCTGCTGGGCGGGCTGGGGCTCGGCGGCATCCAGGGGTTCCTGATCACACGGCTGAAAATGCAGCCCTTCATCGTGACGCTGTGCGGGCTGCTGATCTATCGCGGCGTCGCGCGCTACTACACCAGCGATTCGACGCGCGGCTTCGGCTACGGCGATGAAGCCAAGACACTGAGCGACATCGCCTCCGGCAACGTGGCCGGCATCCCGAACACCTTCATCCTCCTGATCATCCTCGCGCTGATCCTCGGCGTGCTGCTGCACCGCTCGGTCTACGGGCGCTGGCTCTACGCCGTGGGCAAGAACGAGGAAGCGGCGCGGTTCTCGGGGATCAGCACGAATATCGTGATCGCGACGGCATACATCATCAGCGGCGGGCTCGCCGGGATCTCCACAGTGCTGTTCGTGTTCTACACCAACTCGGTCTCGCCGAGTTCGTTCGGCAATTTCTACGAACTCTATGCGATCGCGGCTGCCGTGCTCGGCGGCTGCAGCCTGCGCGGCGGCGAGGGATCGATCCTCGGCATCGTGCTGGGGACGGCGCTGCTGCAAGTGCTGCAGAACCTGGTGAACATCCTCGGCATCCCCAATTCGCTGAACTTCGCGGTGATGGGGACGGTCATTCTGCTTGGCGTGCTGGCGGATCAGCAACTGCAGGCGCGGCGGCGGCGCAAGGTGGCGCTGGCCGGCCTTTCCCGCACGGCGCCGCGATCGACGGCTGCGCAAGGAAATCAGCTGGGAAAGCCGAGCGCGTCACCGCGCGATCCGGCTGCGTTGGCGGCAAGAACGGGTGATCAGGCATGA
- a CDS encoding tautomerase family protein — translation MPSTRITTGIWARGIEAQVIGAVQDALLAALKIPDYDRDVVLDLYDDAARIVPTGRSERYTRIEIFLFSGRSLEAKKALYGAVVANLSALGVPANEIKTVLIEVPPDNWGLARRFACVRN, via the coding sequence ATGCCAAGCACTCGGATCACGACCGGCATTTGGGCCCGCGGCATCGAGGCCCAGGTGATCGGAGCCGTCCAGGACGCTCTGCTCGCGGCGCTGAAAATCCCTGACTACGACCGCGATGTCGTGCTCGACCTCTATGATGACGCCGCCCGGATCGTTCCAACGGGCCGATCGGAGCGCTACACACGCATCGAGATTTTCCTGTTTTCCGGACGATCGCTGGAGGCGAAGAAAGCTCTGTACGGCGCCGTAGTGGCGAACCTCTCCGCCCTCGGCGTGCCCGCGAATGAGATCAAGACCGTTCTGATCGAGGTTCCACCCGACAATTGGGGGCTTGCGCGGAGGTTTGCCTGCGTCCGAAATTGA
- a CDS encoding GNAT family N-acetyltransferase, translating into MRLNNASASETSLLTAARFEQLIDTATIALFVPSAAAMLLAFEHGDNYDGAHFGWFRGRMEQFLYVDRIVVGAAWRRHGLARKLYREVFRQAARRGHRRVVCEVNVQPPNPISDAFHHSLGFEEVGRATIDGGAKTVRYLCARLEPRT; encoded by the coding sequence TTGCGACTGAACAACGCCAGCGCCAGTGAAACGTCCCTGCTCACGGCCGCGAGGTTCGAACAATTGATCGATACCGCAACGATCGCGTTGTTCGTCCCATCGGCCGCCGCGATGCTGTTGGCGTTTGAGCACGGCGACAACTACGACGGCGCTCACTTTGGCTGGTTCCGCGGCCGGATGGAGCAATTCCTCTACGTCGATCGAATCGTCGTTGGGGCGGCGTGGCGGCGGCACGGACTGGCGCGCAAGCTCTACCGCGAGGTCTTCCGGCAGGCCGCACGTCGCGGTCATCGCCGTGTCGTGTGCGAGGTCAACGTCCAGCCGCCGAATCCGATATCGGACGCGTTCCATCATTCGCTTGGCTTCGAGGAAGTCGGCCGGGCCACCATCGACGGGGGCGCAAAGACGGTCCGCTATCTCTGTGCGAGGCTTGAGCCTCGCACGTAA